The Candidatus Omnitrophota bacterium genome contains the following window.
TTCCTGCCATTGAAGGCGTAGATCCGCGGGATGGGTCTGTTAAAAAACGTAAACCGTCAAAAAACGAACCGTTTGCCGGGCTTGTTTTTAAGATAGCAACAGATCCGTATGTCGGTAAGTTAGCCTATTTCAGGGTATATTCGGGTTTTATACAGCAGGGTCAGAATGTCTATAACGCGGCCAAGGGTTTCAAGGAAAAAGTCACCAAGATAGTTAAGATGCACGCGAACAAGCAGGAAATAAAAGATACAGTCAGCGCCGGCGATATAGCCGCGGCCGTGGGATTTAAGGATACCAAGACGGGCGATACCATATGCGAAGAAAAACAGCCCGTTATTTTAGAGAGCATACATTTTCCTGAACCTGTTCTTTTTGTGGCAATAGAGCCGAAATCAACAAAAGACCAGGACAGGCTTGGCATTGTATTGAAAAAACTGGAGGAAGAAGACCCGTCGTTTAACGCCAGATACAATTCAGATACAGGTCAAACGATAATAGGCGGCATGGGAGAACTGCACCTGGATATTCTGCTTGACAGGATGGACAGGGAATTCGGCGTTAAGGCAAACACCGGCAAGCCCGAGGTTGCTTATAAGGAGACATTACGTAACAGGGTAAGTTCAGTCGGCAAGTTCATACAACAGACGGGCGGGCACGGACAGTATGGACACGTTGTTTTTGACGTGGAGACAGGCGAAAGGGGTTCGGGTGTTGTTTTTGAGAATAGGATCAAAGGGGCTGTGATACCTAAAGAATTTATTCCATCCGTCAAGGAAGGGGTTATGGACGCGGCAAGGAACGGTGTTCTCGCCGGTTATCCGGTGACGGATATTTATGTTAAACTGATTGACGGTTCATACCATGATGTGGACTCATCGGAATTAGCGTTTAAGACAGCGGCATCCATTGCCTTAAACGACGCCTTGCGAAAAGGCGGCTCCATACTGCTTGAACCCATTATGAAAATAGAGATAACGGTTCCTGAAAGTTTTTTAGGCGATGTAATAGGCGATTTTAATGCCAGGAGAGGTAAGATAGAATCCATAAAGCCCAAAGGTAATATACAGGCTGTTAAAGGTTTTGTGCCTCTGTCGGAAACGTTTGGCTATGCCACTATATTAAGAAGCTTGACTCAAGGCCGTGGAACATATATAATGGAGCCCGCTTATTACAGCGAAGTGCCGTCTTTTATTGCAGGCAGAATAATAAATTTTTAAAAAAAGGAGATAGTCCAAATGGCAAAAGAAAAATTCTTGAGAACGAAACCCCATCTCAATATCGGGACCATAGGGCACGTGGACCACGGTAAGACGACCCTTACGTCAGCTATCACGATGTGCCTTAATAAAAAGGGTATGGCTGAAATTCGTTCATTTGATTCCATTGACAAGGCCCCTGAAGAAAAAGAGCGCGGCATAACCATTGCCATAGCCCACGTTGAGTATGAGACGGTAAACCGTCACTATGCCCACGTGGACTGCCCAGGCCACGCTGATTACATAAAGAACATGATAACAGGCGCCGCCCAGATGGATGGCGCTATACTTGTTGTCTCGGCAGCTGACGGACCTATGCCCCAGACAAGAGAGCACATACTTCTTGCCCGCCAGGTCAATGTCCCTTCCATAGTTGTTTTTCTTAACAAGGTTGACATGGTTGATGACAAAGAGCTTTTAGACCTTGTTGAGCTTGAGATCAGAGAATTGCTTTCAAAATACGAATTCCCAGGCGATAAGATACCCATAGTAAAAGGTTCCGCTCTCAAGGCCATAGAATGCGCCTGCGGTAAGGATGACTGCCCCAAATGCAAACCTATATATGACCTCATGAAGGCAGTTGACGATTTTATACCAATGCCGAAAAGAGACATTGATAAGCCATACCTTATGGCTGTTGAAGACGTGTTCTCCATAACAGGAAGAGGCACCGTTGCCACTGGCAGGATAGAAAGAGGCATTGTTAAGATTAATGATAATATAGAGATAATAGGCATGCGCCCTGAAGTCCAGAAGTCTGTTGTAACAGGGGTTGAGATGTTCAGGAAACTCCTTGACGAAGGCCAGGCAGGCGATAATGTGGGCATACTGTTAAGGGGCGTAGATAAAAAAGACATTGAGAGAGGCATGGTACTTGCCAAGCCGGGTTCTATCACGCCGCATACCCAGTTCAAGGCCGAGGTTTATATTCTTACGAAAGAAGAAGGCGGACGCCATACCCCGTTCTTTAACGGATACCGTCCGCAGTTTTATTTTAGGACAACCGATGTCACGGGAATAGCCAAACTGCCCCAGGGCGTTGAGATGGTAATGCCTGGTGATAGTGTCACCATGGAAGTAACGCTTATAACCCCGATAGCCATGGAAAAGGAACTGCGTTTTGCCATAAGGGAAGGCGGCAGGACAGTCGGGGCCGGCGTCATAAGCGAGATAATAAAATAAGGCCGGCATATCCGGATCGGGATTTTGTGACTATACCGGATAATTAATCAAGCGGTAGAACCGCTATCAGTTCCGGCAGTTTAGAAAGAGTCTGCCGGCAGACGGGAAAAGCGAGAGATGAAAACAGACCAGAAGATCCGCATAAGATTAAGGGCTTATGACCACAGGATATTGGACCAGGCGACGGCTGATATTACGGAGACCGCCAAACGCACGGGTGCTAAGGTAATAGGCCCGATACCTCTTCCGACGAGAAGAGAGGATTACACTGTATTGAGGGGCCCGCATATTGATAAAAAGTCCAGGGACCAGTATCAGATCAAAACGCATAAGCGTTTGATAGATATATATGAGCCTACTGCCAAGACTATTGACGCGTTAAAGAAATTGGACCTTGCCGCCGGCGTTGATGTTGAAATAAAATAGGCCTCTTAGCTGATAAAATGCCCGTGTAAAACCAATACCTCTTGGAGTACACAGATCATAACGGCGTATTAGTTTTGGCTTGGCTAAAAAGTATTATAGAAAACAAATAGGATTATTAAATGATTAACGGTATATTAGGCAAAAAACTGGGTATGACACAGATTTACGGCAAAGGCGGAGAGTTTTTGCCTGTAACCGTGGTCCAGGCAGGGCCATGCGTTGTTTTACAGGTCAAGTCTTATGAAAAAGACGGTTATAAAGCCGTTCAGTTAGGTTTTGATGAAAAGAAGCAGTCCCGTACCAACAAACCTCTTATGGGAAGATTTAAAAAGGCGAATGTTCCAGCGATGTCGTTTATCAAGGAGGTAACTGCTGATACCGTTGAAGGCATAAAACCGGCCGATAAATTCACGGTAGACATATTTACGCCGGGCGAATATGTGGATGTTATAGGTACTTCAATAGGCAAAGGTTTCCAGGGCGGTATCAAAAGATGGAACCAGTCGCGAGGGCCGATGTCGCACGGTTCTATGTCCCATAGAGCTCCGGGCTCTGTAGGGCCGACGGAGCCGCCTCGTACCATCAAGGGCCTGCGTATGCCAAGCCATATGGGCAATAAGAGGTGCACGGTCCAGGGGCTTGAGGTGATTGAGCTTGATAAAGAAAATAATCTGCTTTTGCTTAAAGGCGCCGTACCAGGGCCTGCGAATAATTATCTTATTATTAACAAGTCTACGAGGAAGAAGAAGAAAGTCAAACCCGCAGCAGCGCCTGCTGCTAAGAAGATCAATCCTCTGAAACAAAGCAAGAAGATGATGAAGAAATAGGTGATAAATGGCTAATATTGATGTGATTGATAAAAACAATAAAAAAACGGGTGTTTTGGAGTTGAATGAAAAAATATTCAATTCCAGGGTCAATGCTTTTATGCTTCAGCAGGCTGTGAACATGTATCTTGCCAATCAGCGCAAATCCTTTGCCAAGGTCAAAGACAGAAGCGAGGTCAGAGGCGGAGGCAAAAAGCCATGGAAGCAGAAGGGGACCGGCAGGGCGCGTGTGGGAAGTATCCGTTCGCCCTTGTGGAGGCACGGAGGCGTTGTGTTTGGACCCATACCCAAGGATTGGCATTATCAGGTTCCGAAAAAAGTCAAAAGCAGGGCTTTGATATCGTCATTAAGCGCTAAATTCAAAAGCGGTAATATGATTGTAATTGACAAGCTTGATACGGCAACACATAAAACCAAGCAGATGGCTGATATATTGAAAAACTTAAAAATCGCCTCCGAAAAAATACTGCTCATTGCTTCACAGCCGCATGTAAACCTGCTTCGCTCCGGCAGGAACATAAGAAATCTGAACATAGCCAGGGTTGAGGATATAAACGCTTACGATGTCCTGGTAAGCGGAAAGCTTTTATTTGAGGAATCAGCAGTCGGCAAAATAGAGAAACGTTTAAGCGCGCATAGCTCGCCGGATAGGCCTAAACGCGGCGCGGGGAAAAAGGTGGCATAAAATGTATGATAGCCCGTATGACATCATAAAGAGCCTGTTGAGGACCGAGAAGGGGACAAAGCTCGTATCAGAGAATAAATATATTTTTTGGGTCGCGAAAAAGGCCAATAAGATACAGATTAAAAAAGCTGTTGAGGGTGTGTATAAAGTAGGCGTTGTTTCCGTTAATACGTCTAATGTTAAACCAAAACCCAAAAAAGTCCGTTTTAAGCTGGGAAAAACTTCTCCATGGAAAAAAGCGGTAGTTACGCTTAAAAAAGGCAATACCATAGAGATGGCTTCAAGCTGACAGGAAGCTTTTGTTTTTAAGCGGGGCATTTTCCCTCTTGCTGGTGATTATAAAATTTTAGATGCCGTTTGAGGCCTCAAGGCCCTAAAACGGAATATAAGGTGCAAACGTTCTTATTTAAGGAAAAAAATCAATGGCGCTAATTAAAAAGAAACCAACGACATTTACTCAAAGATTTACAACGGTCTCTTCATTTGAGGAGCTGACATCAGACAGGCCTTATAAGCCTTTGACGATTGCTTTGAAAAGCAAAGGCGGAAGAAACTGCATGGGAAGGGTTACGATGCGGTACAGGGGCGGCGGGCATAAAAGGCGCCTTCGTATAATTGATTTTAAAAGAGATAAACACGATATGCAGGCGCAGGTATTGACCGTGGAATATGACCCGAACCGTTCCGCCAGGATTGCCCTGGTGCAATACGAAGACGGTGAAAAACGTTATATCATATGCCCGGCAGGCCTTGAGAAGGGGGCAGTATTGGTGTCAGGGGATTCGGCTGACATACATATCGGTAATTGCACCACGCTAAGGAGGATACCGCCGGGAACCCCTATCCACAATATTGAAATGTCAAAAGGCGCAGGCGCCCAGATAGTTCGCAGTGCCGGTTCTTGCGCGCAGATCATGGCCAAGGACGACAACTATGCGCATGTCAAACTGCCTTCAGGAGAAATACGGCTTATAGACATAAATTGTTATGCCACGATAGGCCAGATAAGCAATATTGAACATGGCAGCATCTCGCTTGGAAAGGCGGGCAGGAGCAGATGGCTGGGCAGAAGGCCCAGGGTCAGAGGGGTCGCGATGAACCCGATAGACCATCCGCTCGGCGGCGGTGAAGGCAAATCTTCAGGCGGCAGGCATCCGTCAACTCCATGGGGTAAGCCCACAAAAGGATATAAGACAAGAAAGAAGAAAAAGAGCTCAAATAAATTTATTATTAAAAGGGCATCTAAAAAGGAGTAAAAAAATTGGGCAGATCGCTTAAAAAAGGTCCGTACGCGGATGAAAAACTCGTAAAGAAGGTTGAAAAGCTCAAGAGGAGCGGTGACAGGAAACCCATAAAAACCTGGTCTCGCAGATCAACCATACTGCCGGAATTCGTGGGAGTGACTTTCTCCATACATAACGGTAAGAATTTTGTGTCGGTTTTTATAACAGAAAATATGGTCGGGCATAAACTCGGCGAATTCGCGCATACCAGATTGTTCAGAAAACACGGCGCGCATACCGATAAGACGGCCTCGCTTACATAAGGGACATAAAATGATATCAAAGGCTGTTTTGAAATATTCAAGAGTATCTCCAAGAAAGGCAAGGTTGTTGTTGAGGCTTATAAAAGGCAAAAGCGTGCAGTATGCCTTAGGATTGCTTGGCTCCGTTAATAATAGCATTGCTCCTTTAGTATTAAGGCTTTTGAAATCAGCCTGTGCTAATGCCGGAAGATTCCCTGATATAGATGAGAGTCAATTATTCGTGTCTAATGTATATGCCAACGGCGGGCCCTTGTTAAAGCGCTATAGGGCGGAGGCCATGGGCCGCGCTAGCGTTTTGCGAAAACCCACCGCCCATATAACCATAGAGCTGGATATCAAGGCAGTCCCGTCTAAGGCTGTGATGCCGGCGGATAAAAACAAAAAAAGCGCAGGCAAGGTTCTAAGAAAGCGCAGGCCTGGCAAGGAAAACGTAAAACAGGCGGCAGACCCGAAAAAGAAGGCCAGAGTTTAATATAGATTATTAATGTGTTGAGTTCATTTGCCGGCATGAAACAACATATCGGCTAATGCGTAAAATTCGCATACAAATTTGAGGAGTATAACGTGGGCCATAAATCACACCCTTACGGTTTAAGAGTAGGCATCGTAAACAACTGGAAATCCAGGTGGTTTGCCAAGAGGAAAGACTACCCGTCAATGCTTTTGGAGGACCATAAGATAAAAGAATACATAAAGAAGACTTTCCAGACGGCTGCCGTATCCAGGATTGAAATTGAACGCGCTAGCGAGAGGGTCAGGGTTATAATATTCAGTGCCAGGCCCGGTATCATTATAGGGCGCAAAGGCGCTGATATAGACAGGCTAAAAGAAGAATTAAACAAGATCACCGGCAAAGAGATTTTTATAGACATCAAGGAAATTAAAAATCCGTATTTGGAATCCCAGCTTGTTGCCGAGAATATCGCATTCCAGCTGGAAAAAAGAATCGCTTTTAAAAGGGCCATGAAAAAGGCCATTCAGCAGGCAATGGAGGGCGGCGCCAAGGGTATCAGGATGCAGTGCGCCGGGCGATTAGGCGGCGCTGAAATAGCAAGGACGGAGGGCTATAGACGCGGCAGTATACCTTTGCAGACATTCAGGGCCAATATTGATTACGGTTTTTATGAGGCCCATACAGCATATGGTAGTATAGGCGTTAAGGTCTGGATATACAAAGACGAAGCGAAGCAGAGTTCAAGAGATAAAAAGGAGGCGGATTTAGATGGCCTTGATGCCAAAAAGAGTTAAATATCGTAAAGCCCAAAGGGGCCGGCGTTGCGGAATTGCAAGTTCAGGTAATGAAATAAATTTCGGTGAATTTGGACTGAAGGCGCTTGAAAACGCATGGCTTACAAATACCCAGATAGAGGCCGCGCGAGTTGCCCTTAGCAGGCATACCAACAGGGGTGGCAAGGTTTGGATCAGGATATTTCCCGACAAACCCGTGACAAAGAAGCCGGCAGAAACCAGAATGGGCAAGGGTAAAGGTATGCCCGAGAGCTGGGTTGCCGTTGTCAAAAGAGGAAGGGTGCTTATGGAGATTGAGGGGCTTCCGGAGGATATGGCCCGTGATGCTATGAGGCTCTCTGCCAGTAAGCTGCCTTTTAGAACCAAGTTTGTTTCAAGGAGACATATTTAATGAAGCCCAGTGATTTAAGAGCTTTGACAAAGGACGAGTTGAACCTTAAGATGTCGTCTTTCAAAGAAGAACTTTCAGGCCTGCTTTTTCAGCAAAAGACGGGCACTATAGAGAAACCGGCCAGGATATCGCAAATCAAAAGAGACATCGCGAGGATAAAGACTATATTAAAGGAAAACAGCTA
Protein-coding sequences here:
- the fusA gene encoding elongation factor G, yielding MKQINTLHNLRNIGIMAHIDAGKTTTTERMLFLAGRIYRVGAVDDGTATMDWMRQEQERGITITSASTACKWKDCDINIIDTPGHVDFTVEVERSLRVLDGGIVVFCAVGGVEPQSETVWRQADTYKVPRIAYINKMDRLGADFFSVVKQIREYLGAKAVPIQVPIGSEAGFKGMIDLIEKKAYIFKNDDINEKPYDVTDIPDEYKEVSCRLRRELLEAVSDIDENIMNKYLDDESEISGNEIRQALRTGVLRLKIVPVLCGCSLQGKGVGLLLDAVCDYLPSPVDVPAIEGVDPRDGSVKKRKPSKNEPFAGLVFKIATDPYVGKLAYFRVYSGFIQQGQNVYNAAKGFKEKVTKIVKMHANKQEIKDTVSAGDIAAAVGFKDTKTGDTICEEKQPVILESIHFPEPVLFVAIEPKSTKDQDRLGIVLKKLEEEDPSFNARYNSDTGQTIIGGMGELHLDILLDRMDREFGVKANTGKPEVAYKETLRNRVSSVGKFIQQTGGHGQYGHVVFDVETGERGSGVVFENRIKGAVIPKEFIPSVKEGVMDAARNGVLAGYPVTDIYVKLIDGSYHDVDSSELAFKTAASIALNDALRKGGSILLEPIMKIEITVPESFLGDVIGDFNARRGKIESIKPKGNIQAVKGFVPLSETFGYATILRSLTQGRGTYIMEPAYYSEVPSFIAGRIINF
- the tuf gene encoding elongation factor Tu yields the protein MAKEKFLRTKPHLNIGTIGHVDHGKTTLTSAITMCLNKKGMAEIRSFDSIDKAPEEKERGITIAIAHVEYETVNRHYAHVDCPGHADYIKNMITGAAQMDGAILVVSAADGPMPQTREHILLARQVNVPSIVVFLNKVDMVDDKELLDLVELEIRELLSKYEFPGDKIPIVKGSALKAIECACGKDDCPKCKPIYDLMKAVDDFIPMPKRDIDKPYLMAVEDVFSITGRGTVATGRIERGIVKINDNIEIIGMRPEVQKSVVTGVEMFRKLLDEGQAGDNVGILLRGVDKKDIERGMVLAKPGSITPHTQFKAEVYILTKEEGGRHTPFFNGYRPQFYFRTTDVTGIAKLPQGVEMVMPGDSVTMEVTLITPIAMEKELRFAIREGGRTVGAGVISEIIK
- the rpsJ gene encoding 30S ribosomal protein S10, whose amino-acid sequence is MKTDQKIRIRLRAYDHRILDQATADITETAKRTGAKVIGPIPLPTRREDYTVLRGPHIDKKSRDQYQIKTHKRLIDIYEPTAKTIDALKKLDLAAGVDVEIK
- the rplC gene encoding 50S ribosomal protein L3, which translates into the protein MINGILGKKLGMTQIYGKGGEFLPVTVVQAGPCVVLQVKSYEKDGYKAVQLGFDEKKQSRTNKPLMGRFKKANVPAMSFIKEVTADTVEGIKPADKFTVDIFTPGEYVDVIGTSIGKGFQGGIKRWNQSRGPMSHGSMSHRAPGSVGPTEPPRTIKGLRMPSHMGNKRCTVQGLEVIELDKENNLLLLKGAVPGPANNYLIINKSTRKKKKVKPAAAPAAKKINPLKQSKKMMKK
- the rplD gene encoding 50S ribosomal protein L4 gives rise to the protein MANIDVIDKNNKKTGVLELNEKIFNSRVNAFMLQQAVNMYLANQRKSFAKVKDRSEVRGGGKKPWKQKGTGRARVGSIRSPLWRHGGVVFGPIPKDWHYQVPKKVKSRALISSLSAKFKSGNMIVIDKLDTATHKTKQMADILKNLKIASEKILLIASQPHVNLLRSGRNIRNLNIARVEDINAYDVLVSGKLLFEESAVGKIEKRLSAHSSPDRPKRGAGKKVA
- the rplW gene encoding 50S ribosomal protein L23, with the protein product MYDSPYDIIKSLLRTEKGTKLVSENKYIFWVAKKANKIQIKKAVEGVYKVGVVSVNTSNVKPKPKKVRFKLGKTSPWKKAVVTLKKGNTIEMASS
- the rplB gene encoding 50S ribosomal protein L2 produces the protein MALIKKKPTTFTQRFTTVSSFEELTSDRPYKPLTIALKSKGGRNCMGRVTMRYRGGGHKRRLRIIDFKRDKHDMQAQVLTVEYDPNRSARIALVQYEDGEKRYIICPAGLEKGAVLVSGDSADIHIGNCTTLRRIPPGTPIHNIEMSKGAGAQIVRSAGSCAQIMAKDDNYAHVKLPSGEIRLIDINCYATIGQISNIEHGSISLGKAGRSRWLGRRPRVRGVAMNPIDHPLGGGEGKSSGGRHPSTPWGKPTKGYKTRKKKKSSNKFIIKRASKKE
- the rpsS gene encoding 30S ribosomal protein S19 → MGRSLKKGPYADEKLVKKVEKLKRSGDRKPIKTWSRRSTILPEFVGVTFSIHNGKNFVSVFITENMVGHKLGEFAHTRLFRKHGAHTDKTASLT
- the rplV gene encoding 50S ribosomal protein L22, with product MISKAVLKYSRVSPRKARLLLRLIKGKSVQYALGLLGSVNNSIAPLVLRLLKSACANAGRFPDIDESQLFVSNVYANGGPLLKRYRAEAMGRASVLRKPTAHITIELDIKAVPSKAVMPADKNKKSAGKVLRKRRPGKENVKQAADPKKKARV
- the rpsC gene encoding 30S ribosomal protein S3; translated protein: MGHKSHPYGLRVGIVNNWKSRWFAKRKDYPSMLLEDHKIKEYIKKTFQTAAVSRIEIERASERVRVIIFSARPGIIIGRKGADIDRLKEELNKITGKEIFIDIKEIKNPYLESQLVAENIAFQLEKRIAFKRAMKKAIQQAMEGGAKGIRMQCAGRLGGAEIARTEGYRRGSIPLQTFRANIDYGFYEAHTAYGSIGVKVWIYKDEAKQSSRDKKEADLDGLDAKKS
- the rplP gene encoding 50S ribosomal protein L16 — encoded protein: MALMPKRVKYRKAQRGRRCGIASSGNEINFGEFGLKALENAWLTNTQIEAARVALSRHTNRGGKVWIRIFPDKPVTKKPAETRMGKGKGMPESWVAVVKRGRVLMEIEGLPEDMARDAMRLSASKLPFRTKFVSRRHI
- the rpmC gene encoding 50S ribosomal protein L29; this encodes MKPSDLRALTKDELNLKMSSFKEELSGLLFQQKTGTIEKPARISQIKRDIARIKTILKENSYAK